The Euphorbia lathyris chromosome 3, ddEupLath1.1, whole genome shotgun sequence genome contains a region encoding:
- the LOC136223739 gene encoding NADPH:quinone oxidoreductase-like: MAASNSVIKIGAISGSLRKASFNTGLIRSAIEVSNESVTGIEIEHIDISSLPMLNADLIENSNYPPVVQAFRQQILKSDSFLFASPENNYSVSAPLKNALDWASLAPNCWGDKTAAVVSAGGGFGGGRSQYPLRQIGVFLDLHFINKPEFFLNVFQSPSNLLLNSMMMEI; the protein is encoded by the exons ATGGCAGCATCAAATTCAGTGATTAAGATTGGAGCCATTAGCGGTTCACTTCGAAAAGCTTCATTTAACACTGGCCTCATAAGATCTG caattgaggtaAGCAACGAATCGGTGACCGGAATTGAAATTGAGCATATAGACATATCATCTTTGCCTATGCTGAATGCGGATCTTATTGAGAACAGCAACTATCCGCCAGTTGTTCAAGCTTTCCGTCAACAAATCCTCAAATCTGATAGTTTTCTTTTTGCTTCTCCTGAAAACAATTACTCTGTTTCTG CTCCACTGAAAAATGCGTTGGATTGGGCGTCTTTGGCTCCAAACTGTTGGGGAGATAAGACAGCAGCAGTAGTAAGTGCAGGTGGAGGATTTGGAGGTGGAAGATCACAATACCCTCTTCGACAAATCGGAGTATTTTTGGATCTTCATTTCATCAACAAGCCAGAGTTCTTCTTGAATGTATTCCAATCTCCTTCTAATCTCCTTCTAAATTCGATGATGATGGAAATTTAA